The following proteins come from a genomic window of Metarhizium brunneum chromosome 2, complete sequence:
- the MRPL23 gene encoding 54S ribosomal protein L23, whose amino-acid sequence MSQTLGLTRLAYSRVWHQISASKPHQTLTTQPDVTPPSLGRLASRIAVLLMGKHKPIWDPSTDCGDYVVVTNCAALHTTGRKMWRKSYYRHTTRPGSLKELTMDALMEKHGGGEVLRKAVRGMLPKNRLRDKRLARLKAFEGDAHPYKDNLVRFGGVVVGSEGWQQAVEKIRESDKKRL is encoded by the exons ATGTCTCAGACCCTTGGATTG ACTCGCCTCGCCTATTCACGGGTATGGCATCAAATATCCGCCTCCAAACCTCACCAGACCCTCACAACCCAGCCAGACGTCACGCCGCCGTCTCTGGGACGGTTAGCATCTCGAATAGCCGTGCTTCTGATGGGCAAGCACAAGCCGATCTGGGACCCTTCGACAGACTGCGGAGACTATGTCGTCGTGACGAATTGCGCGGCGCTGCACACAACCGGCCGAAAGATGTGGCGAAAGTCATACTACAGACACACTACGCGACCCGGAAGTCTGAAGGAGCTCACGATGGATGCACTCATGGAGAAGcatggaggcggcgaggttTTGCGAAAGGCCGTACGGGGCATGCTGCCCAAAAACAGACTGCGGGACAAGCGGCTGGCGCGATTGAAGGCCTTTGAGGGCGATGCGCACCCGTACAAGGATAATTTGGTGCGGTTCGGTGGTGTTGTAGTTGGCAGCGAAGGTTGGCAGCAGGCAGTGGAGAAGATTAGAGAGTCCGACAAGAAGCGGTTATGA
- the uaZ gene encoding Uricase yields MPYVSAARYGKDNVRVLKVTRDQTTGVQTVTEMTVCCLLEGDIDTSYTEADNSVVVATDSIKNTTFIIAKQHPVNPPELYASILGNHFIQKYSHIHVANVKVVTHRWIRMDVDGKPHPHSFIKDAGETRNVEVRVSRKDGISITSSIVGLTVLKSTGSAFHGFIRDEYTTLPETWDRILATDVDASWKWAKFADLKAVEESAPKFDKAWDSARNITLKLFAEDNSASVQNTMYKMCEQILDAVPETETVAYSLPNKHNFELDLSWHNGLKNTGKDAEVYVPQTCPNGLIKCEVSRS; encoded by the exons ATGCCTTACGTCTCTGCCGCCCGTTATGGAAAGGACAATGTCCGCGTCCTCAAAGTCACCCGCGACCAGACCACTGGGGTTCAGACCGTCACCGAGATGACCGTCTGCTGTCTGCTTGAGGGCGACATTGATACTTCCTACACCGAAGCTGATAACAGCGTCGTAGTCGCAACCGACTCCATCAAGAACACCACTTTCATCATTGCCAAGCAGCATCCCGTCAACCCTCCGGAGCTGTACGCTTCCATCCTGGGCAACCACTTCATTCAAAAGTACAGCCATATCCACGTTGCCAATGTCAAGGTCGTCACTCACCGATGGATACGTATGGACGTTGATGGAAAGCCGCACCCGCACAGCTTCATCAAGGATGCCGGCGAGACTCGCAACGTCGAGGTCCGTGTGAGCCGCAAGGATGGCATCAGCATCACCAGTTCCATTGTAGGCCTCACCGTCCTCAAGAGCACGGGTTCTGCCTTCCACGGCTTCATCCGTGACGAGTACACCACTCTGCCCGAGACCTGGGACCGTATTCTGGCCACCGATGTCGACGCCAGCTGGAAGTGGGCAAAGTTTGCCGACCTCAAGGCGGTGGAAGAGAGCGCTCCCAAGTTTGACAAGGCTTGGGACTCTGCTAGAAATATTACCCTCAAGCTCTTTGCCGAGGACAACAGCGCCAGTGTCCAGAACACAATGTACAAGATGTGTGAGCAGATCTTGGATGCAGTACCGGAAACTGAAACGGTTGCGTACTCGCTGCCCAACAAGCACAACTTTGAACTTG ATCTGAGCTGGCACAATGGTCTAAAAAACACGGGCAAAGACGCCGAGGTCTACGTTCCCCAGACCTGCCCCAATGGTCTCATCAAGTGTGAGGTTTCTCGATCTTAA